The genomic interval CCATTTGTAAATGCTCAAAAAGGAAGCGGTCTGTGCCTGTGTACAGTAAGATCCAGAGAACATTCACTCGTGGGCTGGTAGGTAGCAAATAATATCTGTACCACTGAAATGCTAAACAACAAGACCCAtggtattcaatggcattacaatcACAGAGTCCTCCACCACCCtagggtcatcattgaccagaaactcaactggactaaccacataaatactgtggttacaagagcaagtcagagacaGCATAGCCTGTGGTGAGTCCCTGCTCTCCTGACACCAATGCTCatccaccatctacaggatgcaagTCAGGAATGTAGGTGTGTGCTGCTCCGACAGTACTCAAGAAGCTGAACACTATCCAAGACCCATTAACACCCATCTCCTCACACCAAACATCCTTTCCCTCCACCAAAAGTGcactgtggttgcagtgtgtaccatctacaaagtgcactgaaaTTATTTGCATGGGTTTGTCTGACAGCATAACCATGACActtaccaccaaggacaaggacagctGGTGCAAGGAAACATCACCCTGCAGATTTCTCCTCAACTCATACACCATCctcagatgcatttcactgttcctttatcactggatcaaaatcatGCAACTCCCCACCCAACTGTactttgggagtaccttcaccagaagaactgcccatccctcattgtccTTAAGAAGGGTAAAAAATACTGACTTTGCCAGGAATGTCCACTTCCtaaaaaatgtataaaaattgTTTTGGATGTCTTATTacaaaaggtatataaaattggcACAGCATAGCCAGAATAATGTGAATATTGGAAGACTATAATTATGATTTATGGGGACTATTTCAATTCAACTAGATATCTACAAcaggtttttaaaattctgtgAAGTTTTAAGTGGTATGAATACAAAAATAATCTGGCTGGACAGAAGAAATAAGTGCATTACTTTAAGATAAACATTAAATAACAAgggcagaaagaaaaaaatctttatttgggATTAGTTGAAAAAGATTGTAGCATGGTTTGCGGGAAATGTGGATAAAACTTGAATGGGATGAAGTTGGACTATGGAGAAAAAGTAGCACAATTGGGTTAGCAAAGAGCAAATACAGATATGTTGTGCTGAAGAGATTTTCTTAAGTGCTCTAAACTTCTTTGATTCATTTTATGTCATTGATTGCAGCCTGTACTATTTGTTTTGCTATTctgtgaaaatatttaaatatccttTTAATAATTAAATTCAATGTTTCCAACTTTTAACTGCAAGTATGAACTTGAGCACATCCAGACTGTCACTCCAAAAATATATTGAAGAAATGCTATTGGAGGTGGTGTCTTTCCGATGAGATGTTAAATCCTACCACCTCCTGCTTTCTTGGCTAGACGtgaaggtaagaaatagtgacACATTATCGTGGGCAGTCTTTCTTCCTCAGTCAGCATCACTAAAACATCATCTGGTCTTTTATCACATTGCCATTTGGATGAGCCGACCTCGCGCAAATTGGCTGCTTCAATCCCCACATTAGAACAGTGACTGCGTTCGTAAAAGGATTGGCTCTGAAGCACGTTGGGTTGTCCTGAAGATGAGCGGGAGGTGtttgggtaggggggaggggattGTGCTACTGAGAGAGTTCAGAAAACAATTTATAAATGTAAGCATTTCTCTTTTTAACATTCCATCGTGGCTTTGAATGAATTGTAATCTTTACTTATTTGAAATAAcaccatgtaaaaaaaatgttgttgaTATATCCTGCCACTATCAATGTAAATGGTTAAAAACTTCTCACCTGTGTCAACTCCTTGCGCCATGTCCAGGCTTCCATGAAAGGCTCCAGTCCACGGGGAAGCAGCAGCTGCAGCAGTAGGGCCTGTCTTTGTGATCTCGCCTGGCGCTGTGGCAATCCTAGCTGCCCTCACGGATGGCACCAACAATGACCCATAACGAGGGTCCAGGTGTGGATTATGATGGTGGGCGTGGGCATGTGGGTGGTGCACGTGTGGGTAAACGTCGTGCACAAGTTGGTAGCTGGAACTCCCTTGTGATGCCAACGTGTAGGGCCACGCCTCAGCATTTGGTGGGGGAGCGCTGGGCTGGTGTAGTCCATGTCCAGGCCAAGCCATGGAATCGGGGGGATGAAACACACCACCAGTCGCAGCGGAGAAATCGGGATGACTGCCACTCAGACACGGTGGTGCTGGGGCCTGGTAGGTACTACTCCAAAAAGAAGCCGGGAAGCTGTTCTTCTGATTTGTAGAAACCGGCAATCCTTCTGAAAAACATGAAATTGAGGTTTGTATAATCTCAGATTTTCTTTGCAAAGTGCTACCATGTGGCGACAGAATCTTGAGCAGGAGAATCAATGTATGGTGGAGGTGGTATTTTTGGACTTTTTACAGTGTTGTATACGGGGTGAATAAATACATACACCGTGCTTAAAGCTGCATTTGCATACAACATAAACCTTCACAAACACGTCTAACCTAAAAAAAAGCTTTTAGAGATGTAATGTAATCAAGAAAAATCAACGTTGATTCAAAACGCTTCAactctcctctcccatctctaTCAATGGTTGACGCCACTGCAGCCAACTGAATTCAAAAGAAAGTCAACGCGGAACTGTCATATCTCTCATTGGCGGGTCTTAGGCTGACCTAAAATCTATGGTGGCCTTCTCCAAATTATGGATTTGTTTATTCTTCACGTTGCCTTCATTGCCACGCTATAAACACTATCAGTTTTAGATCTATGAACCCTACACCGAGACTCCGTTTCACTAAAACCAGATCAATCCGATTTGATGATTGTGAGTTGGCTCTGGGAATTAAGTCTCTGTAGTTGCTACACACAGAATCGGTTGTTATAATCGTTTTCAGTCAATGGTATAATCTGTTAAATATAAATTACCCAACGGCCCAGTCGCTAAAATGAATTAGCAGAAAGACAGGAGACTTTCTGAGTAAGAATCCTCAGCATAAATTGATCTTTGTCAGATTTGCAAAGTAGTTACAGTCAGAAACAAAAACCCTTTGAAAATATCAGTTTTACACTATATTAGAGATGAACGTAacaaaatcctttttttaaaagaaaaacaaagaaaaatacattCTCTTTCCAAACACCACCAGAAGTAAACTAATTTTCTGGCTACCTACTTTGTAAACGTGTGAActaaatctttgtaaatattataTGGAATTGGCGAACTTACGTTTTGTCCACTTTGTCGCTGTTTGCTGGATGCATTATATTGTCAAATGGTGGTTAGTAAAACCAAATAATGTAACCTCCACCGCGGGGATTGGTTTGAACAAAATATTCAGATGTTGCACCTGAAGTATAATTCTAATGATCATTTTTATTAGACTTCTGGCGCTGAGTATTCCAGGATGTTTTTGTCTCCTACCACCGCTGTAAGTTAGAGTcgacaatgcttttttttaaaccaaaacgTATTTGTAAAATATTCGCCAATGACTGTTCATTGGATTCGAAGTTTTCGCTTTCATGTGTTGCTGTTCCTACCTTTCCACAAGGTGCTGGACGGAGCGCGGGTCTTTGAGCTCGAGTTTTCCGCGTTGAAGTGGCTCAGAGCTCTGCTGAAATGCTCATCCACCACGGCGCCTATGTCCCCCTGGAAATACGTGAGCAGCACACATCTGGAACTGATGTACTCTGCCTCAGGAGGCTGCTCCTTCTCGCTCTCTTTACCATGCGCGTTGCTCTCCATTGACTCCTGAATCTTGCCGTACAGGGCTAACTTCTGCTGCGGGGACACAGGAGCCAAATGCAATTCAGGCACACTTCACCCCAGTACACCACAAAACTTCCTCCCAAACCTCCACTGGCCTGCTTCGGGAATAAGTTACGGCCTTAACGTACTgcgcccccctccccacccctcaacaAAAAAGGACAGTTAATTCCCGGGTATGCACGGCGGAACATTCCCTCCAGATAATATTCGTTTTCTTCAATGGGACGCTTCAAATTATAGCTTGAACCTTCTATGAATTTGGGGTTAAATGAGATACAGGAGGAACCATAAGAAATCAGTGTTCAAATTATATCGGTGATCTGTTTTAGTGGAACTCTTGCTGGAGAGTATTATAACGGAACTCTTACATAGTCGGTGGTAAATGTTTTGGATTTTTAATTAATGGAAATATACTTGAGCCCCATATCCCCAATTAACCCAGATATAATAATGCAGGTGTTCAAGACATGCCTTTGCTCGGCGTTGCTTGTGCACTGTGTGATTTCATGAGAActtgtccttttttaaaaaaggaaaaccgCCAGAGCTCCAGACCCCCAATTCTCCTTCTTTCATTTTCAATGCAAGGTTTGTCCGCTTATGTTTTCCAGAATATCGTTTCCCATAATATCCAATATCATTCTCTCTCAAATGTGTCGCTTTCCCACGGCTTATTACCGTGGTCCAGCGTGTCTGCTCCCAGAACTATTCACATCTTGAATAAGTTTAACGTGGCATTATGTCCAGTGAAGCGATAGCATTATCCACATCACTCTGCTATGTTAAACACCACCAGTTCCGTGTTATCCTTGTTCACTTACATTATTGATGTGGGATATCCACTTCAGTTATTTAGACTTGCTTAATcgcttttttttacactgagtcaCTATGTTCGTTTCGACGGATGCGCTTGTTGATCGATTTCATACTTGTTCCCCTGTTGTGATTCAGCGACCATTTAAAATGACTGATGTGAATATCACTGTAACGGTAGTTGTAATATTGGGGGAGAGGCAATTTAACGCTGTATTTCCAATCCATCTGAATTATGACTTTGCATCGCACTATTACTGAAATTGTCAAGTTAATCtatttattctgtattttaatCCACTTCACCAAACAACAAACCGCAAATAATGTAAAAACAACAGCTATTTTAGAATGACGTTTTGATCATGGAAACCACATTACGTAAAACCCCGTGGCTGTTTTATGCTGATATGTTTGCACACAGGAAGACAAATCAGTTTCTTTCAGTCGGGAATATTATATACACGaatcagacttttttttacttctgagAGTGCTTTTGGTCTCACGACTGAAACTTTTTGGTGAACACACCCCTCCGACCACGGATTGCTATGCAGAGAATTTCAGCGCAAGCTTGTCAGACATATCAAAGAGATCGCGTCATGTGTTGTCAAACGGAATGAAGAAACCACAGCGGAATGTGACAGCTGACTCGTAGCCAGTTTACAAGGCAGCTGCTAACTCgcctctcctttctctctgcctccctcccttcggCCAGTTGCTCTCAATCAGTTATCAGTCGGAGGCAGGTCGGCAGTTTCCTTACCTGCTGAGAGTGGTGGTGATGATAATACGCTGCAGTGTAGGCGGCTGCGGCTGCTGCTGGTAAGTACTGGTGCGCTCCATAAGACTGATGATACATAACATCCAGACAACTCATGACCGACCTGATCACTCGAATTGAACGGTAGCGACAAATGCAGCTTCAACCTCAGACGGGTCTCGATCCACGCATCCTCGCTTTTATAAGTGAGCGCCGGAGAAGGGGcacagagggacagagagtggTGCAAAGTATTAACATAAAGACAATGCGAGTACCCTCCGCCTGTCGGCTGCTGGGACTCCGTAAAGTTTGGAGCTGATTGATCGGAGCATCAGCAACCCCGCCCGCACAATCTGGGCTCACTCCTGATTGGACAATACATGGTCTTTAATCGTCAATTTCATTGGACAACACATGCACAGGTCCCTCCCATTTGCAATACTGAAGAGTCTCAGCTTCACCTTTTAGGCACTCGTTGTTTTATTATGAGCACTTATCAACATTATTACCACAAACAAGCCTGTTACCAATGCAGTTACAATACAGTACAAAATATTGCTGCCatgtattattttaaatgtatgcaCGCACATTTAATGAAGGATATCAGAGATTTTGAATATCTGAATATCAGAAATGTTTCTGAAAAGTTTCTGAGAAGGTGCAGGGTGGGTGACCTGAATGATTTCGAATGCGTAGGCTTTAGGGCAATGTTGGCAGTTGTGGTGCGAAGCAC from Pristis pectinata isolate sPriPec2 chromosome 4, sPriPec2.1.pri, whole genome shotgun sequence carries:
- the vgll3 gene encoding transcription cofactor vestigial-like protein 3 isoform X2 yields the protein MSCLDVMYHQSYGAHQYLPAAAAAAYTAAYYHHHHSQQKLALYGKIQESMESNAHGKESEKEQPPEAEYISSRCVLLTYFQGDIGAVVDEHFSRALSHFNAENSSSKTRAPSSTLWKEGLPVSTNQKNSFPASFWSSTYQAPAPPCLSGSHPDFSAATGGVFHPPDSMAWPGHGLHQPSAPPPNAEAWPYTLASQGSSSYQLVHDVYPHVHHPHAHAHHHNPHLDPRYGSLLVPSVRAARIATAPGEITKTGPTAAAAASPWTGAFHGSLDMAQGVDTGLLHQEKNKEPTWF
- the vgll3 gene encoding transcription cofactor vestigial-like protein 3 isoform X1 — its product is MSCLDVMYHQSYGAHQYLPAAAAAAYTAAYYHHHHSQQQKLALYGKIQESMESNAHGKESEKEQPPEAEYISSRCVLLTYFQGDIGAVVDEHFSRALSHFNAENSSSKTRAPSSTLWKEGLPVSTNQKNSFPASFWSSTYQAPAPPCLSGSHPDFSAATGGVFHPPDSMAWPGHGLHQPSAPPPNAEAWPYTLASQGSSSYQLVHDVYPHVHHPHAHAHHHNPHLDPRYGSLLVPSVRAARIATAPGEITKTGPTAAAAASPWTGAFHGSLDMAQGVDTGLLHQEKNKEPTWF